From the Microbacterium sp. W4I4 genome, one window contains:
- a CDS encoding PH domain-containing protein gives MVTARPPRAFRVTGAVVLLVLCSAVTVALLVDALVRSGPANAALLAPWPLLVLWVVYVFGVASDVRADLTGLRVQNLLRRTWLPWARVRTIAIRWQLELGLDDATTLVAFGGPARRRPRRIGPGRTKETGDEATEDGIAALHKLRLESRSDPASTIERGWDLPAIAVLLVLIVWAAIAVAVTR, from the coding sequence ATGGTGACCGCTCGACCGCCCCGGGCGTTCCGCGTCACCGGGGCGGTCGTGCTGCTGGTGCTCTGCTCGGCGGTGACCGTGGCGCTGCTGGTCGATGCGCTGGTGCGATCCGGGCCGGCGAATGCCGCGCTCCTCGCGCCCTGGCCGCTGCTCGTGCTCTGGGTCGTGTACGTCTTCGGCGTCGCCTCGGATGTGCGCGCCGACCTCACCGGGCTGCGTGTGCAGAACCTGCTTCGGCGCACGTGGCTGCCCTGGGCAAGGGTGCGCACGATCGCGATCCGCTGGCAGCTCGAGCTCGGGCTCGACGATGCGACGACGCTGGTCGCCTTCGGCGGTCCGGCCCGTCGGCGTCCACGCCGCATCGGGCCCGGGCGCACCAAGGAGACCGGCGACGAGGCGACCGAGGACGGCATCGCGGCACTGCACAAGCTGCGCCTCGAGTCGCGATCGGATCCCGCTTCGACGATAGAGCGCGGCTGGGACCTCCCGGCGATCGCGGTGCTGCTCGTGCTGATCGTGTGGGCCGCGATCGCCGTCGCCGTCACGCGCTGA